The proteins below come from a single Pseudanabaena sp. BC1403 genomic window:
- a CDS encoding ComF family protein: MKWFDSLANTITNSLWQANCPLCKRPSDRILCKDCDRQIAAYQSPDFLQKDYPITPEIPLYSWGIYDGALKRAIAACKYDNHPEIMEAIAEKIADTWKRSANTKTLSLKKISVIPIPLHANKLKSRGFNQAELLARRFCDLNAIPCKPQLLRREKDTKAQMQTKSKQEREENLSKAFTVPLNQQSKPQDVILFDDIYTTGATIREAIATLVANNIKVKGVIVLARPQFKT, encoded by the coding sequence ATGAAATGGTTTGACAGCCTAGCTAACACAATCACCAACTCGCTCTGGCAAGCAAACTGTCCATTGTGCAAACGTCCCAGCGATCGCATTTTATGCAAAGACTGCGATCGCCAAATAGCCGCTTATCAATCACCAGATTTTTTGCAAAAAGATTACCCAATTACACCAGAGATTCCGCTTTATAGTTGGGGCATTTATGACGGCGCATTGAAACGTGCGATCGCGGCTTGCAAATATGACAATCATCCTGAAATTATGGAAGCGATCGCTGAAAAGATTGCCGACACATGGAAGCGATCGGCAAATACTAAAACCCTAAGTTTAAAAAAGATTTCCGTAATTCCCATTCCCCTTCATGCAAACAAATTAAAATCGCGAGGATTTAACCAAGCAGAACTACTTGCCCGTCGTTTTTGTGATTTGAACGCAATCCCATGCAAACCGCAATTATTGCGACGAGAAAAGGATACTAAGGCGCAGATGCAAACCAAGAGCAAACAAGAGCGTGAAGAAAATTTATCTAAAGCTTTTACAGTTCCGTTAAACCAACAGTCCAAGCCCCAAGATGTAATTCTATTTGATGACATTTATACGACTGGCGCAACTATCCGCGAAGCGATCGCCACTCTTGTTGCCAATAACATCAAAGTAAAAGGAGTTATTGTCTTAGCTCGCCCCCAATTTAAAACCTAA
- the moeB gene encoding molybdopterin-synthase adenylyltransferase MoeB, with translation MLNPDPNSIQLTQDDYERYSRHLILPEVGVEGQKRLKAASVLCIGTGGLGSPLLLYLAAAGVGRIGIVDFDVVDTSNLQRQVIHSTSSVGKPKIESAKARILEINPYCQIDLYNTHLSSANALEIVAPYDIVVDGTDNFPTRYLVNDACVLLNKPNVYGSIFRFEGQATVFNYEGGPNYRDLYPEPPPPGLVPSCAEGGVLGILPGIIGVIQATETVKIILGQGNTLSGRLLLYDALKMTFRELKLRPNPVRPVIEELIDYQMFCGIPQQKANEMEAQQAIAEITVTELKAIIDAGAEDYVIIDVRNPNEWEIGKIPNTVLVPLPEIENGNGVEKVKALLNGHKLIAHCKMGGRSMKALGILKQAGIDGINVQGGINAWSEQIDPSIPKY, from the coding sequence ATGCTCAACCCAGACCCAAATTCAATTCAGCTCACCCAAGATGACTACGAGCGCTACTCGCGTCACTTGATCTTGCCTGAGGTTGGCGTAGAAGGACAAAAGCGTCTCAAGGCTGCCAGCGTACTGTGTATCGGTACGGGTGGCTTGGGTTCCCCTTTGTTGTTATATCTCGCCGCCGCAGGTGTCGGACGCATTGGCATCGTGGACTTTGATGTGGTGGACACATCTAACCTCCAGCGTCAAGTCATTCATAGCACTAGCTCGGTCGGCAAACCGAAGATCGAATCTGCCAAGGCGCGAATTCTAGAAATCAACCCCTATTGCCAAATCGATCTATACAACACACATTTATCTTCAGCCAATGCGCTAGAGATTGTTGCTCCCTACGACATCGTTGTCGATGGTACGGATAACTTCCCCACGCGCTACCTTGTAAATGATGCCTGTGTATTGCTAAATAAGCCTAACGTCTATGGCTCAATTTTCCGCTTTGAAGGACAGGCGACCGTCTTCAATTATGAAGGTGGCCCCAACTATCGCGATCTTTATCCAGAGCCACCACCTCCAGGATTAGTCCCCTCCTGCGCAGAAGGCGGCGTTTTAGGTATTCTGCCTGGAATTATTGGTGTAATCCAAGCTACAGAGACTGTCAAAATCATTCTAGGGCAGGGAAATACTCTGAGTGGACGCTTGTTACTTTATGATGCCCTCAAGATGACCTTCCGTGAGCTAAAGCTCCGTCCAAACCCAGTCCGTCCTGTAATCGAAGAATTGATCGATTATCAGATGTTCTGCGGTATTCCCCAACAAAAAGCAAACGAAATGGAAGCACAACAGGCGATCGCCGAAATTACTGTTACCGAACTTAAAGCAATCATTGACGCTGGCGCTGAAGACTATGTGATCATTGATGTCCGTAATCCCAATGAGTGGGAAATTGGCAAAATCCCTAACACAGTTCTAGTGCCATTGCCAGAAATTGAAAATGGCAATGGTGTAGAGAAAGTCAAGGCTTTGCTAAATGGGCATAAGTTAATCGCACATTGCAAAATGGGTGGGCGATCGATGAAGGCTTTAGGCATTCTCAAGCAAGCTGGCATTGACGGGATCAATGTACAGGGCGGCATTAATGCATGGAGCGAGCAAATCGATCCTTCAATTCCCAAATACTAA
- a CDS encoding FecR domain-containing protein yields the protein MLQKRKSLNLIFTTCLGLLINVSGTIFLPPDQQKMEAQRALQVRTDQWLKVEQVSGNVTYRNLYNYANRPARVGDRLQAASDEISTGANSSAVLSVDTGVGSIYVTENTTIQIRSFRVASDNGRITNLFVPRGKARLQIRKFTNRGSQLNIQTPAGISGVRGTKYVVRVKPNGNMLLTTFQGSVATSAQNQTKIVNGGFQNLTVVGKPPSNAVPIRNDASLNYVINKKTSGSGRSIVLSGYTDPFNTVKVDGLEQSLDSSGRFSLQLPATSNLKVKITVETSLGKVQIYEIPIL from the coding sequence ATGCTACAAAAAAGAAAAAGCCTCAATCTGATTTTTACTACTTGTTTAGGGCTTCTAATTAATGTCTCAGGAACTATTTTCCTACCCCCAGATCAGCAAAAAATGGAAGCTCAAAGGGCGCTTCAGGTTCGGACTGACCAATGGCTAAAAGTTGAACAAGTGTCGGGCAATGTCACATATCGAAATTTATACAATTATGCGAATCGACCAGCGAGGGTTGGCGATCGCTTACAAGCCGCCAGTGATGAAATTTCTACAGGCGCGAATAGCTCGGCAGTTTTGAGCGTTGATACTGGAGTTGGGTCAATCTATGTGACAGAAAATACAACTATCCAAATCCGTTCTTTTCGGGTTGCCTCAGATAATGGACGGATCACTAATTTGTTTGTGCCTCGTGGTAAGGCAAGACTACAGATTCGTAAATTTACGAATCGTGGATCTCAACTCAATATTCAGACTCCTGCGGGCATAAGTGGGGTACGGGGGACAAAGTATGTTGTGCGCGTCAAACCAAACGGCAATATGCTTCTGACAACATTTCAGGGAAGCGTGGCAACATCAGCTCAAAATCAGACAAAAATAGTTAATGGCGGGTTTCAGAATTTGACGGTTGTTGGTAAACCTCCATCAAATGCAGTACCAATTCGCAACGATGCAAGTTTGAACTATGTAATTAATAAAAAAACATCAGGTTCAGGACGTTCTATTGTTTTATCTGGTTACACTGATCCTTTTAATACTGTTAAGGTAGATGGGTTGGAACAGTCTTTAGATAGTAGCGGAAGGTTTTCCCTACAATTACCTGCTACTTCAAATTTAAAAGTAAAAATAACAGTGGAAACTTCTTTGGGGAAAGTGCAAATCTATGAGATTCCGATTCTCTGA
- a CDS encoding FecR domain-containing protein, with protein MLMIDVSGISLLSQEHQKVAAQKDIQIRTDQWLKVEEVTGNVTYRNFYNYDNRPARVGDLLQIASDEISTGANGSAVLTVDTAVGSIYIAENTTIQIRSFRIAADNGRITNLFVPRGKVRLQIRKFTHRGSQINIQTPAGISGVRGTQYIAFVKPNGDMLITTIEGSVATTAQNQTEIVNGGFQNITVVGEPPSTPIRFTDDASLRYIINRQVSGLSRSISMSGYTSPFNTVKVDELEQSLDGNGEFSLKFPATSSLKVKVTVETPTGKIQVYEIPIL; from the coding sequence ATGCTTATGATCGATGTATCGGGGATTTCTTTATTATCTCAAGAACATCAAAAAGTTGCAGCTCAAAAAGATATTCAGATTCGGACTGATCAATGGTTAAAGGTTGAAGAAGTGACAGGAAATGTCACATATCGTAATTTCTACAACTATGATAATCGTCCTGCAAGAGTAGGTGATCTTTTACAAATTGCTAGTGATGAGATTTCGACAGGAGCAAACGGCTCGGCAGTTTTGACCGTAGATACAGCCGTAGGCTCGATCTATATTGCCGAAAATACAACTATCCAAATTCGTTCTTTTCGGATTGCCGCTGATAATGGGCGGATTACCAATTTATTTGTACCGCGCGGTAAAGTAAGACTACAGATCCGAAAATTTACCCATCGGGGATCTCAGATTAATATCCAAACTCCTGCTGGCATCAGTGGGGTACGCGGTACGCAGTATATTGCATTCGTTAAACCAAATGGAGATATGTTGATTACCACAATTGAGGGGAGTGTGGCGACTACAGCTCAAAACCAGACCGAAATAGTCAATGGTGGATTTCAAAACATCACAGTTGTCGGTGAACCACCTTCGACACCCATTCGTTTTACAGATGACGCAAGTTTGAGATATATAATTAATAGACAAGTATCAGGTTTAAGCCGTTCTATAAGTATGTCGGGTTACACTAGTCCTTTTAATACCGTTAAGGTAGATGAATTGGAACAATCTTTGGATGGCAATGGAGAGTTTTCCCTAAAATTTCCTGCAACTTCAAGCCTAAAAGTTAAAGTAACAGTGGAAACTCCTACGGGAAAGATACAAGTTTATGAGATCCCCATTCTCTGA
- a CDS encoding serine/threonine-protein kinase: MSLCINPTCPSPNQPDNDNSPTCQGCGSELLIDGCYTVTKLLSDSGGFGMIYEAADRAGKPKILKILKQELNADSKAVSLFQQEALVLGQIEHAGIPKIETYVHHNLENGTMLHGIIMQKIEGLNLEQWINQRDRKPIAQKRAITWLRQLVDILAVVHRSKYFHRDIKPANIMLSPSGQLVLIDFGTAREATHTYLAKIGGLQGITSICSVGYTSPEQEKGFAVPQSDFYALGCTMLHLVTGKYPLDTYNPDRDSFEWRSSAPEISEEFADLIDAMIARKPSDRPINCESILKILKEIELIDKLAPNDKTKAKRKSIKKSIKDSTRKPTSPILLTVSVMLAALAGLSIGTVIKISTIGNFDDFSIQLPVFQKKRLTPTKFLQKHTDAIQSVALSPDGKIIASASDDGTVKLWELEGDNTTPIKEIKDQGGWVRAVVFLSDRQIITAGQDKNIKIIDIASGKVVKTLSGHTNLINNLAIAPASDLLVSGSYDNTVNLWQISTGKLLRSLTGHTDKIWGLAISPDGKQVVSASRDKTVKIWDVKTGENLKTLEHPSGVTCVLITPDGKRVISGSNDNLIRAWDIASGKKLYELREHKDAIGAIAITNDGKYLFSGGKDSQNSIHLWNLQTKSSIWNLIGHTDLVTSLVITPDQLKLISSSQDKNINIWEIPKP; the protein is encoded by the coding sequence ATGAGTCTATGCATTAATCCCACTTGCCCCAGCCCTAATCAACCCGATAATGACAATTCCCCAACTTGTCAAGGATGCGGCTCCGAATTATTGATCGATGGTTGTTATACAGTCACTAAATTATTAAGTGATTCTGGGGGCTTTGGGATGATCTATGAAGCTGCCGATCGCGCAGGTAAGCCCAAAATCCTCAAGATCCTTAAACAAGAATTGAATGCAGACAGTAAGGCTGTGTCGCTGTTTCAGCAAGAAGCTCTTGTCCTTGGGCAGATAGAACATGCAGGGATACCAAAGATTGAGACCTATGTGCACCACAATCTCGAAAATGGGACAATGCTGCATGGAATTATCATGCAAAAGATCGAGGGACTAAATCTCGAACAATGGATCAATCAACGCGATCGAAAACCGATCGCGCAAAAACGGGCAATCACTTGGCTGCGGCAATTGGTAGATATTCTTGCAGTAGTACATCGCAGCAAATATTTTCATCGCGATATTAAACCCGCAAATATTATGTTGTCCCCTTCAGGGCAGCTAGTTTTAATTGATTTCGGCACAGCTCGTGAAGCCACACATACGTATCTGGCTAAGATTGGTGGCTTGCAGGGGATTACAAGCATTTGCTCAGTGGGCTATACTTCGCCCGAACAGGAAAAAGGCTTTGCTGTTCCACAGTCAGATTTTTATGCCCTTGGCTGCACGATGCTCCATTTGGTGACAGGAAAATATCCCCTTGACACTTATAATCCTGATCGCGATTCTTTTGAGTGGCGATCATCCGCGCCTGAAATTTCGGAAGAATTTGCCGATTTAATTGATGCAATGATTGCGCGTAAGCCTAGCGATCGCCCAATTAATTGTGAATCGATTTTAAAAATCCTCAAGGAAATTGAACTGATCGATAAACTTGCGCCTAACGACAAGACTAAAGCTAAGCGTAAATCAATTAAAAAGTCGATTAAAGACTCAACCCGCAAACCGACTTCACCGATTTTGCTGACTGTATCAGTGATGCTAGCAGCCTTGGCGGGACTGAGTATTGGGACGGTAATTAAGATTTCTACGATCGGCAATTTTGATGATTTTAGTATTCAACTGCCAGTTTTCCAAAAAAAGCGTCTGACTCCGACAAAATTTTTGCAAAAACATACTGATGCGATTCAAAGTGTAGCGCTTAGTCCAGACGGCAAGATAATTGCTAGCGCTAGTGATGATGGAACCGTTAAGCTATGGGAACTAGAGGGAGATAACACTACTCCAATTAAAGAAATAAAAGATCAAGGCGGATGGGTGCGCGCAGTGGTTTTTCTATCCGATCGCCAAATCATCACTGCTGGTCAAGATAAAAATATCAAAATCATTGATATCGCTTCAGGTAAAGTGGTCAAAACTCTGAGTGGTCATACAAACCTGATTAATAATTTGGCGATCGCCCCTGCAAGCGATCTACTAGTTAGCGGCAGCTATGACAATACGGTAAATCTCTGGCAAATCTCTACGGGTAAACTACTGCGATCGCTAACGGGACATACTGATAAAATTTGGGGTTTAGCCATTTCGCCAGATGGTAAGCAAGTTGTCAGTGCCAGTCGCGACAAGACAGTAAAAATTTGGGATGTGAAGACAGGCGAAAACTTAAAAACTCTTGAACATCCATCAGGAGTTACCTGTGTATTAATAACTCCTGATGGTAAGCGCGTGATCAGTGGTAGTAATGACAACTTAATTCGAGCATGGGATATAGCTTCAGGGAAAAAGCTATATGAATTAAGAGAGCATAAAGATGCGATCGGTGCGATCGCAATTACTAACGACGGTAAATATCTCTTTAGTGGCGGCAAAGATAGCCAGAATTCTATCCATTTATGGAATCTACAAACGAAATCTTCCATCTGGAATTTGATCGGTCACACAGATTTGGTAACTTCTTTAGTGATTACTCCAGATCAGCTCAAACTAATTAGCAGTAGCCAAGATAAAAATATTAATATTTGGGAAATACCTAAACCTTAA
- a CDS encoding branched-chain amino acid ABC transporter permease — translation MIEYISTLFINAAIFALFSLGLNLQWGFAGLVNFGHVAFMTVGAYTTVLLSLNGVPWFLAFLIAAAIAGLLGIIIGSTALKLREDYLGIVTIGVSEMVRLFVNNEEWLTKGTRGVQDFPLPLVNLVSRQYYSFVLAALLLVVVVVVYWRLEWLVRSPWGRVLKAIREDEEVAKALGKNVFWYKLQAFAIGGAIGGLAGSFYAWQLTTVYPDNFVPLITFQAWTIVTIGGAGNNLGVILGAVIFQIYNALPRFLPEQIRADGGRFEAIQLMLIGVTLILLMVWRPQGILGNKKELTLNR, via the coding sequence ATGATCGAATACATCTCAACGCTTTTCATTAACGCAGCAATCTTTGCGCTGTTTAGTCTAGGGCTAAATCTGCAATGGGGATTTGCAGGATTAGTTAACTTTGGTCATGTAGCGTTTATGACGGTTGGGGCATATACCACGGTGTTGCTCAGTCTCAATGGTGTGCCTTGGTTTTTGGCATTTCTGATCGCCGCTGCGATCGCAGGATTGCTTGGAATAATTATCGGCAGCACCGCATTGAAATTGCGCGAAGACTATCTGGGGATCGTTACTATCGGCGTGTCTGAAATGGTGCGTCTATTTGTGAACAATGAAGAATGGCTGACCAAGGGCACAAGAGGCGTTCAGGATTTCCCACTGCCATTGGTTAATCTCGTCTCACGTCAATATTATTCTTTTGTGTTAGCAGCTCTGTTATTGGTGGTCGTAGTTGTAGTGTACTGGCGTTTAGAGTGGCTAGTGCGATCGCCTTGGGGACGAGTGCTCAAGGCGATCCGTGAAGATGAGGAAGTTGCCAAGGCGCTGGGCAAAAATGTATTTTGGTATAAACTCCAAGCCTTTGCGATCGGTGGTGCGATCGGTGGTTTAGCGGGATCATTTTACGCTTGGCAATTAACCACAGTTTATCCCGATAACTTTGTTCCCTTGATCACGTTCCAAGCATGGACAATTGTCACCATTGGCGGCGCGGGTAATAATCTTGGCGTAATTCTCGGTGCGGTGATTTTTCAGATTTACAATGCTCTACCCAGATTTCTGCCCGAACAAATTCGCGCTGATGGTGGCAGGTTCGAGGCAATTCAGTTAATGCTGATTGGTGTTACTTTAATTTTGCTAATGGTCTGGCGACCACAGGGAATTTTAGGTAACAAAAAAGAATTAACCTTAAACCGATAA
- a CDS encoding DUF1825 family protein yields the protein MAFFDSEIVQHEARNLFQDYQALTQLGGSYGKFDREGKILFIEKMEEMMDRYKIFMKRFELSDDFMAQMTLKQLENQLGNFGITPQQMFDQMNMTLEKMKSELETHN from the coding sequence ATGGCATTTTTTGATTCTGAAATTGTTCAACATGAAGCTCGTAATCTATTTCAAGATTATCAAGCTCTAACTCAGCTTGGCGGTAGCTATGGCAAGTTTGATCGTGAGGGCAAAATTCTCTTTATCGAAAAAATGGAAGAGATGATGGATCGTTATAAGATTTTTATGAAACGATTTGAGTTGTCCGATGATTTTATGGCGCAGATGACCCTAAAGCAATTGGAAAATCAGTTAGGTAATTTTGGGATCACGCCACAGCAAATGTTCGATCAGATGAATATGACGCTCGAAAAAATGAAATCTGAACTTGAAACCCACAATTAG
- a CDS encoding EAL domain-containing protein — protein sequence MRSPFSEFISRLFPKLLTNYPTKRWRSRLVGLIFRALPTVFAIIIIIPLLSLGFLQTIEFWAYNSFTNWRGDRPWDERVIIIAIDDKSLSEIGRFPWTRNLYVQLIQKLEQTEASIVGFDILWPEASLADQQLAAAISRYQKVVLAMAWDKSGQPLLPIAPINNVSLAVGHILKREDTDGVVRQVDLQIKNIPTFAVSVLQAYDFISASNTLLPELDQTLTINWTKRVKDMPQISFSDVIDGKIPASTFRNKIVLVGVTASGVDDLVTPLDRNPPASGVHLHAMVLQNLLQKNSFGVAKPVNVWSIALLGSLIIGLIFPRQNLWTGTISAFVLSGLWLIISFVAFKANYLIEIAVPILMFLLTGFAIALQERWQIQRSLKIADSQLQYESTHDHLTGLYNRTLIETRLQNLLHPQDVTSQRGYSRNLIAIFWINLDRFKTINDTFGHPVANLILVAVGQCLSNSIPSNASVARFGGAEFVILLEKLGDQQEAIAIADQIQAILQDPFTINDHEIKVEANIGIKFHQINNIDNPDSPEIISPEILLRDADTAMFYAKKLGNSCNKVFDTSMRERVLKRLKLEKDLRKAVALCQSAPSNQEDQEFLIYYQPILSLSDMEIVGLEALIRWKHPERGLISPIQFIPLAEETGLIIPIGDWIMRNACLQVKSWQQRFPKAKDITISVNLSPKQLTQNDVLEKCLSILQETQLSSEYLKIELTESSIMENPDFAISILNQMRQAGIKIYIDDFGTGYSSLAYLHEFPFDGLKIDRSFVNNIHKNSNGMEILQAIISLAHSVKAHIVAEGIENLAQLNYLQDLLSEEGDGQGFFLFRPLDVAAIEAIFQTT from the coding sequence ATGAGATCCCCATTCTCTGAGTTTATTTCTCGATTATTTCCTAAATTGTTAACAAATTACCCAACTAAACGCTGGCGATCGCGTTTAGTTGGTTTGATATTTCGGGCATTACCTACAGTATTTGCCATAATTATCATAATTCCCCTGCTTTCCCTTGGTTTTTTACAAACGATCGAATTTTGGGCATACAACAGTTTTACGAACTGGCGGGGTGATAGACCTTGGGATGAGCGCGTCATAATTATTGCCATTGACGATAAGAGCCTCAGTGAAATTGGCAGATTCCCGTGGACTCGTAATCTATATGTCCAGCTTATCCAAAAACTTGAACAAACTGAAGCCAGTATTGTCGGTTTTGATATTTTATGGCCTGAAGCGAGCCTCGCTGATCAGCAATTAGCTGCGGCAATTTCTCGATATCAGAAAGTAGTTCTAGCAATGGCTTGGGATAAGTCTGGACAACCACTACTGCCGATCGCACCTATCAATAATGTAAGTTTGGCAGTTGGGCATATTCTTAAGCGTGAAGATACAGATGGAGTTGTGCGTCAAGTTGATTTGCAAATCAAAAATATTCCGACTTTTGCTGTGTCGGTATTACAAGCCTATGACTTTATAAGCGCCTCTAATACTCTATTGCCAGAGCTAGATCAAACCTTAACTATTAATTGGACAAAGAGAGTTAAGGATATGCCACAAATCTCATTTAGTGATGTCATTGATGGCAAAATTCCTGCTTCAACATTCCGCAATAAAATTGTCTTGGTTGGCGTAACAGCTTCAGGCGTAGATGATTTAGTAACTCCGCTTGATCGGAACCCTCCAGCAAGTGGAGTGCATTTACATGCAATGGTTTTGCAAAATCTACTGCAAAAAAATTCTTTTGGGGTTGCTAAACCTGTCAATGTTTGGAGCATTGCTCTATTGGGGAGTCTGATTATTGGCTTGATTTTCCCAAGACAAAATTTATGGACTGGAACTATAAGTGCTTTTGTTCTATCTGGACTATGGCTGATCATTTCTTTCGTCGCTTTTAAAGCTAACTACTTAATTGAGATAGCTGTACCAATTTTAATGTTTCTGTTAACAGGTTTTGCGATCGCTTTACAAGAACGTTGGCAAATCCAGCGATCGCTGAAGATAGCCGATTCTCAACTTCAATACGAATCTACCCATGATCATTTAACAGGATTATACAATCGGACTCTAATCGAAACCCGTTTGCAAAACCTGCTTCATCCCCAAGATGTAACCTCTCAAAGAGGCTACAGCCGAAATCTTATAGCTATTTTTTGGATTAATTTAGATCGCTTTAAAACTATTAATGACACCTTTGGGCATCCAGTTGCCAATCTGATCCTAGTTGCAGTCGGCCAATGTTTGAGTAATTCTATTCCTTCTAACGCATCAGTTGCTCGTTTTGGCGGTGCAGAGTTTGTCATCCTCCTAGAAAAATTAGGCGATCAACAAGAGGCGATCGCTATAGCCGATCAGATTCAAGCAATATTGCAAGATCCTTTTACAATCAATGATCATGAGATTAAGGTCGAGGCTAATATTGGCATAAAGTTTCATCAAATTAATAACATTGACAATCCTGATTCTCCTGAGATAATTTCTCCTGAGATTCTCCTCAGAGATGCTGATACAGCCATGTTTTATGCGAAAAAGCTGGGTAATTCATGCAATAAGGTCTTCGATACTTCTATGAGAGAACGTGTGCTCAAACGACTAAAGCTCGAAAAAGATCTCCGCAAAGCTGTTGCTCTCTGTCAATCTGCTCCTAGTAATCAAGAAGACCAAGAATTTCTGATCTACTATCAACCAATTCTATCTCTCAGTGATATGGAAATAGTAGGATTAGAAGCTTTAATTCGATGGAAACATCCTGAACGTGGCTTAATATCTCCAATTCAATTTATCCCCCTAGCCGAAGAGACAGGGCTTATTATTCCAATTGGTGATTGGATTATGCGAAATGCTTGCTTACAGGTGAAATCTTGGCAACAACGTTTTCCTAAGGCTAAAGATATTACAATTAGCGTCAATCTATCCCCCAAACAATTGACACAAAATGATGTGCTAGAAAAATGTCTTAGCATTCTCCAAGAGACACAGCTATCTTCTGAATATCTCAAAATCGAATTAACTGAAAGCTCTATTATGGAAAATCCTGATTTTGCAATAAGCATCCTCAATCAGATGCGGCAAGCAGGGATTAAGATTTATATTGATGACTTCGGCACAGGCTATTCATCGCTTGCCTATTTACATGAGTTTCCTTTCGATGGTTTAAAAATAGATCGATCGTTTGTCAACAATATTCATAAAAATTCAAATGGAATGGAAATCCTTCAGGCTATTATATCCTTGGCGCATAGTGTCAAGGCTCATATTGTCGCAGAAGGGATTGAAAACTTAGCCCAGTTGAATTATTTGCAAGATTTACTTAGTGAAGAAGGCGATGGTCAGGGGTTCTTTCTATTCCGTCCTCTTGATGTTGCTGCGATCGAAGCAATTTTCCAAACAACATAA